TATTGCTTCGTTGAATTTgagattgaataattttttatggtgCAGATAAGTTATCAGCACATCAAGACTTATTTGTCAATGCAAAACTGTGGTATATCCTTGGAAACAAATCAGTATGGAAGTAACCAAACCGGGAAAGATGATGAACTTGCACACAATGCTTCAAATTTGTCAGACTGTACTTTAGAAACATGTCCTGACAGGCAATGTGAAGATGACACTTCTGTAAAAGCTTTGGCTGAAGAACGTGACTTAGAAATGGATGAGGTACCTTCTTTACCTGTCAACGGTTCCGAGGAAGAGAAGCTTTCAAATGCCAGGGAAGGGAAATTCACAAGAAAACGACAAAGGGTCAGTGAAACGAAGGAAGTAAACTCAACTAGACTGAAGGCTACAGTGACTTCTGTTATAGAGTGGATGAAGAACCTTGATGAAGGGGTAAGTGNAGACTTGTTTATGTTTCTGACGActttgtatacatatatatgcatAGACTCACAGACACACATATATACGTGCTTTGCTTTGTGATTATAATTGTAGGAAAATGTGTTGTTTATTGGTTTCAGGCTACGTTGAGCAATATTTTTGAACACTTCAATGGATCCAGTGAAGATTCTGTGGTTGAACTGCTCAATTGCTTAGAGTGtgactttttaatatataggaAAGGGAACGTGTACAGGGTTTTGTAACAGTTTATGCATCGTGTTTTGTAGGTCACGCTTGTGAAAATCTATTTCTTTGTAGTCTATTGCATTTTCTCTACAATGTTAACTGCCTAGAATAATGAACATACTAGTCATTTCATAACAGCTCCAGGTGTTTAACGGTAAATACAATTTTCGTTTTTCGGTTTATTACTCGTAGATTTCGTATTTTATCCTATATCTAACTTTGATCACTCGTTTTAATTGTTCCCATTACAATTTTGTAGTTATTCATATTAAGTCTTGGTTTCGTAAATCCGTTGGATGAATAACAAAGAGTAGAATTTGATGTATCATTAGTTTATGTAATTTTGTAAAGGAAAAGgtttataaaatgatttcatatcactttataagtttttatttaaatatataactcaaacaataaatttaataaatttaaagatgtaGCATTAAAGCTTTAAGGATTTAGTTTCTCGGGCAAGTAGTTTGTCCAAGCACCTTTTACCACGAATTTTTGAACTAGTGACCTTTATTTTCATTCCAGACCATTTGAGACATTTATCCCAACGGTTAAAAACAGAACCGTGGAAACAAAAAACTCAACCATGAAAGATTCCTGGACTCTTACGCATTAGTCATACTCAACAGATGGAATAGAACATAATCTTCATGCATTGTTAAGAAAGCCAAAACTATAGTTAGTTTAATCTCTCCCCACCAAAGCTAAAACAAGGGGAACAAAGTTAACTATAGTATAAAGAATTGCAAATCCTCCTGAAAATGTTAATCTCTATGTAAAGCATCTTCAAGATCCAGTTCCACCCCTATGCGATTTTTTAAAACGGTACTAGCATGTAAAGGTGTTTTGCACTTGCATTGGAGCTCCTTGAATCTCTCAATGTCAAAATTATGCCTCTTGAAAAGCTTCCTCTGCCTTGAAAGAAAAAGCCTCTTCATCAAGTCTTGATATGTAGGGTCTCTTGAAGTGAACAAAAAGTATGCATAGCCTATGACCAACCCTGTGGTTGTTGTAAAAAATGCAATTGGCTCCATTACGTCCCATGAAAATTCCCAGAATGTTAGCCTGAAAAAGAGGCTCACTGTCACTAGGCCAAATCCTAGTCCAGACCAGAGGATGCGCCGCACCTGCTTATGTGCCAACACATCAATTTCCTCTTTCTTCTCCTGCAGAATCTTCAACTCCTCCCTTATAGGATCGTTCTCAGCAGTCAGTGCCAATGGAACGGCTCTGCGAACCAAATCCACCACCTGAAACACACAACATTGCCATTCAACACAAACATAATCAGTGAATTTACAAAACTTTCAACATCATGACAGAATTGAATTACATATTACTTTCTCTAATGTCATTTTCAGAACGATTTCTTGAAGTTCATTTCAGTAACAAAAATGGTGGTTGATCAGATAAAGTTTATACAAACAAACAACTGCTAAGATTCTGCAGACAGTTTGTACCAGACCAAACACACCATAGAGAACTTAAGGAGTCACAAATTTTTTTCTACTGTTGTTTAGGTTCTGCTGTGGTTTTAGTTTGATGCATAGTAGCCAGATCAAATGAAAAGACTAATCCTGCATTGAAACAAGTTTAGGCATGATAATCAATGACAAACAGCTTGAAACACAACTAATTAGCTATACGAAACACTATTGGAAGTTTTcataaacacaattccctatTATGTTTCATTAGTGAATGCATCAGCCCGAACCTTTTTGTATAACTAGCACATACAAGACTAactaaatattacaattttgcACTTGCAGAaccaattataatttataagacCTCTACAGAGGCAGGACATGTCTATTTTGCCATTTATAATCTTCTAAGATGAAATACACGGATGTAGTAACATAATAAGTCAACAAATTTACAGggcaagaagaaaaagaaaattaaagtgaTGGTAATATTCTGCAACTGAAAACAAGATTCCAGAATCCAGATAGGTTGGATCTGAATCGTTCATGTCATTGAGAGGATGCAATGAAACAATTTGGACCTATAGAGTTCTTGAAAGCCAATGTTCTAAATCCAGTTTGTTCTCTCTatttcagaagaaaataaaataaactgtaACTGACTTGATCAGTTCTACTACATGAAGCTACAATGAAAGAGAAAGCAGGCACCATAAAGCATAAAACTaagaatttatatttgaatcGTTAActgatagatgaaaaaaatagcTCCCATCCACCATGCAGTTAAGCCAAAGGTTGAATCATGAAATTATTTCAGGTTGAATACGAAGAGAGCTAGACATGCAGGATAAAAGGGTGGATGCTACACAAGTCACAACCCATTCAAGATTTTTCCTTTACAAATTACATGTAATATTTCCCTGTGAAAAGAGATGTGTAATACATGGGTCAGGGAGGACCCTCACACACTAAAAAGCAGGAAAAAGAAGGCAAGAATTGATATCTATTGCACCTATGGTAGGTAAGTAAATATTCTGTTAAATACTTAGATCCGGCCATGCTTTTCGTGAGCCCCACAAACACAAATTATGCTGTTATGCCAGCATAAACATAAGCAATTCAAATCAATCCAAATATCTCACCTTATCAGGATGCAAATACACTTTGTCCCGGAAGAGGAGAACAACCCCAGCCTCATCAAGAACCCTAGCAAAAGCTGCAGCCTCTTCAGGACTCCTGGCAATCCCCATGCTCTCACAGGCCTCAAGAAGCTCAGAATAGCAAATAACTTCCTTCCCTTCCATACCAAGCTTCATCTTGAGCGACTCCACATTCACCAACCTCATAAGCTTCTTGGCTTCCGAGAATGATATAAAATCTTCTCTTTCATTGCCATTGCTGACACCCCCACCCCCAGTTGAAGTTGATACACCCCTCTTTATTTGATTCAACAGAAAAGATAAAGGCGTCatcccaccaccaccaccccttCTTCCACCGCACATCAAAGGAGGATCAAAAGGATGAAGCTTTTCCCTATGACCATGACTAACACTACCAATTGCAGATACCCTTTGCCTAAGAAAACCCCCACCAGCACACCAACGCCACCTACCCCACATTTTTCCAGAAcccagatagaaaaaaaaaatccaaactttATGAGAAAAACACCAGCATCACAAAAAATCGACACTGCCCAGTAAAGTCACCACCATGAAAAATCAACAACCTTCGTCTCCCCTCTCATCTGAAACATTCAAAACATATTGCTCACTAAAACCGGTGCTCAAAAGTAGCAACTTCCAAAAGAGGACTGGCAAACAAGtatactttaatataaaaaaaaaaaaaatcctaagaaagagagaaagaatcTTTGTGTGTGCATCTGGcaactttcataaaaaaaaaaattaccttcaaatagagagagaaaggaaggaaggaaagaCGAAGTAATTGGAGAAGgtaagagaaagaagaggagaaagtaGATTACGACGGAGTTGCTACGTAGAAATACGCGTTAGGTGTGAATCGACGTCGTTGTCAACAACTTTGGGTAACGGTTATTAACGGCGAAAGGCGGAGGATAGGGTTGATGAGTCAGACAGGGAGTTGTGTGGGTCCCAGGAATTAGATTGAAATTCATGCACACGCCATACACTCGCTTCTCACTTGTCTGACTTCAATGTCTCTGTGTTGGGTCCATTGCGTGACCTTACGGTTTTAGAGGTCAGATTAATCTAACGGTGGAGGTTAAATGCTACAAGCTTCCATTTTTATGACGAAAGTGTCACTTTCATTTTTGCTTTTTCAGAGAATCAATTGGAATGAGGTTTCGGAATAGTTAGAAACTATTCCAGATTCAAAAGATTGCGtgataaattatataacttgcacattttttttaattcataatttttgttgttgtttaacttcaataaatttatatataagaatttaaaatatttgaaacgattCCATCGAGATGTAAGGTTTTATTggatacaattaaaaaattgtttattttctgaaaaagttaaataattttgtatgatcttatatttttagcattcacttttattaaatatttagatgGAAATTTATTGGTCTAATTTAACTTAAGTAAGATTGTTATAGATGGCCTCTCTAAACAAAAGGCCtgtgtttttctttattatgatatatatatatatatattagtttattaaaatataatcatgtTTAATAAAGAtacacaaacaaaattttacccaaaaaataagtaaataaaattttaaaataaatttgaaagccCTTTTTGAGAGTCATTTGTTAAGAGATTAAAAGATTGACTGTGATAAAATAAGTGGATttcgaaatatattttttaagtttgaaacaCAATATTATAAGTAATTCAAACTTATTTTTCCGGACTGAACTTTAAATTAACtatattcaattttactttaatatacgttaaaaaaatatttcttataattaaaagattatataattattttacgcTGTGATTATTTGATGGTGAATATGGAAGATGAAAAGGTGGAAGACGAAGGATTAATTGAAATGGATTTTAATCATACGTATCGATTATAAAATTCTTGTAATGCATTTCATTGAACCTAAGTGATTATGGATTACATGACTTTTAACggatttattattatcttattatttattattgtttttaattatataatttcaaataattcttttaaatgtacattattttatattatctttacaactaaaaataatttaatgatttatattttttatttattaaaatatttttttaatttatcacaaGTTTTTTAATCTTAAGTAAATCTTATTTTCCAATCTATTATCTataaatttcttgaaaaaataacaatttaattttaaattttcttaaattcatctatttcttttatgaatattttttttaagtgaactCCCCTTAGTTCTACTTTTTATTTctcatcaaaacaaaatatttatattacattttaccAGATCACCCATATATTTATTAAGCTTAAATCCTTCATTGGTccgtgtgaaaatctcagttctaTCCTCAAGTTTCGAACTATCttaattgggtcataatttttgtaaaaatacacacattttaccccaaacgttaactgatctcaaacagTGTTAAGTTTAGCTAACGtagtatgctgacgtgttggcttaatcccttcttggtcctcgtatttgtgtgaaaatctcaattcggtcctcaagttttgaactgtctcaattggatcataatttttgtaaaaatgcacacattttaccccaattgttaattttatagGTGGAGATGAACGAAGGAGAAGATGAATCGTGCCATGACTTTCGAACAGCGGCgtgattttgattttctctatgATTGGGTTTCTGCGTGTTTTCTCTAACAGGTGCAAGGGTGATGAAGGTTAGTGGTTGCGGTCATGGCAACGTCTTCACAGCACAGCGGTTTTGCGGCACTAAGGTTTGGCGGAGCAGCTGCGAGATGCGAAAAAGAAGGCGCAATTGCAGTTAGGCTTGCGTCTCTGGTTTGGGGGAGGTTGCGGCGAAGCTTGCGAGGAAGGAGATCGAATCACAGTTGGTGGCGGAGGATGAAGGAATCACGATTCTAGTGGCTGATACGATTCGCGTTTCTGCGATTTCTATGGAAAACTCGCGTCTAGGTTTCGCAATTGGTGGCAGCGCGAAGAAGGTTCGTGTGAGGTTGATGGGTGTGGTCGATGAGAATGCTAGCGATGGTGGCTCTATGATGGTGGATAGTGGCAATTTGAAGATTGACGGTGGCGTAGAGGCACAAGTTTTCCTACTTTCCCCAATCTGAAACCTTAATTTTAGGTGGGAAAGGGGTTGACATGTGGCAGGTCTTCATTGGTCAAATTATGAATCAGTCAAAGTTGATCAACAAGACTCTTCTAATACCGTGGCACCTCGTAATTAAAAGAACACATCAACATACcacattgtaaaaaaattaacgtcGTCCATAACATTTAAAGTAAAAACTTTATTAActcaaattttatcaaaatatgaaTCCAAATCCGCATGAATAGAGGCCTCTGAACCTGTTAAACCTTACGTAAAGAGAGATAGTTTGTTTGCATCCTCTAAACCCAAAGTATTTTATGTCATATTGATTAACaatcagaatttttttttctattttttgaacTTATTTTGTATAAACCAGTTTTTTTAAACATCACCAGAATCAGcacattttttagaaaaaaatatgtaagttatataaaataaaataagaatcgaaaaaatttaaaacttcagTGAAATTGTGTCAGCCGAAACAGACTTTTCAAGACCTTTCAGCCTTCCACAAACTAGTTATGGCAAAAAGACTCTTAGGTCAAATATGTAACAAATTCAACTTCTGAATCATGCAAGTGGTCCTCACTGGTcagttttgtaattaatttatgtatcaAAATAGCTATATTTATATCTCAAATATATCAGAATTAAATGCAAAATGATGaccatgttttattttatttatttacatgcttaaaatataattttagtttctttattttatttttaaaaaattactttttattttttatctaaagCTTATGagataacattattaaaattaattaatacaagtATTCTTCTTTAAAGtctgtaatttcattataatttcattcttaaaaatatctaaaaagatatatttaaactgtatatatcataataatttcaaataaaaatatttggtcTTCTATTTTATAAAGTTCAAAATTTTTGTCCAATTTCAGTtccatttataattatttcacacatttaattaattaaattatttaaatgtcatcataaatataaaatttaattaaatcaaataaatttgcATATATAAGAAATACTACACCTGTTTACTGTCAGTTagtttaacatttaaaattttaaattcataaattagaaaagaaaaagaaatattgcaTACTAATTCCTAGAtactaaaattgaatttaggtatgcatgtaaaaaaaaaaaaaatatgaacatggATACATACAAGGAACGTGGACCCCGTTTTAATTTTGGACAGGGGACCGCAGAAACAGTTGTCAGATTCAGATCATGCTTACAtcttgtaattaatattaatttcaaataactttttaatggcaatgtataaataaataatattacgaaattgaattaatatccaaattaaattcatatattttactttagaaTTAACAacagtaaataattttaaaaattaattaatatgtttctcgataagatatatttttattcatatgttaAAGTTCATGCTTTTGTTAGATCAAAAGGAGTTTTTTTTCTTCCGAAagctaaatatataattataattagttattaaaataattattttaaacactcCGGACATAGAGTGGTTTCTTCTTTATCAACTAAAGtgaaattattaacaaataaagaaTTTGGTAGTGGTCGGAAAGCAAATCCACAACCAAagatttctaaataaaaaaattatccaaaaaatGTTGAGATGTTGGATTTCATTTTAGTGCTTCTTTTTGTTCATATTCTTTCTATCCATCTTTTAAATCCGTTACAGATTGACACTCACTCTGTTTGGACTGTTTCAAACATTAATAGATTCTTGAAACTGTATCAGACATTCAATTTagtcataaaatttaaataaataaaaaataaatgtgtgaAACagaaattatctataaaaacatcttatttatttacattcaaGGACATATTGGagaaaaaatatgcaatttaaAAAGACCGAAAAGATCATTGGGCCTTCAAACTTAACCTAGTGtctttcttcctgcacccccatGGTTTCTTGCTGCAACTTCACGGGGGCGTCTAAAAGACAAAAGTAcccttaatatatataatctttgtTTCTATATATTGAGCCTCTCAAACTTTCTCCACTCAGAAGATATTACACTACATTTCAGTAGACGTCCTTCCAGTCCTCAGCAATAATCTAACAATCTAactatacaattaaaaaatattctagaattacataatctaaaaaaatgactttttgaTAATGCAATCtaacaaaacaattttcaaattatgtaacTTTTGCTTTCTTTACTGATTCAGAATACATGTATGTAATCAcaacaatatattcaatttCTAAAAGGCAAATATACAGCATATACCGTACTGAATCTTTTTAGAATgataagaggaaaaaaaagttaatcacAACTGTACTAAATGAATTCAATGGCCA
Above is a genomic segment from Vigna radiata var. radiata cultivar VC1973A chromosome 10, Vradiata_ver6, whole genome shotgun sequence containing:
- the LOC106776228 gene encoding calcium uniporter protein 6, mitochondrial: MWGRWRWCAGGGFLRQRVSAIGSVSHGHREKLHPFDPPLMCGGRRGGGGGMTPLSFLLNQIKRGVSTSTGGGGVSNGNEREDFISFSEAKKLMRLVNVESLKMKLGMEGKEVICYSELLEACESMGIARSPEEAAAFARVLDEAGVVLLFRDKVYLHPDKVVDLVRRAVPLALTAENDPIREELKILQEKKEEIDVLAHKQVRRILWSGLGFGLVTVSLFFRLTFWEFSWDVMEPIAFFTTTTGLVIGYAYFLFTSRDPTYQDLMKRLFLSRQRKLFKRHNFDIERFKELQCKCKTPLHASTVLKNRIGVELDLEDALHRD